A section of the Salvelinus alpinus chromosome 36, SLU_Salpinus.1, whole genome shotgun sequence genome encodes:
- the LOC139565260 gene encoding uncharacterized protein: MTDHHLKLNLGKTELLFLPGKDCPFHDLAITVDNSIVSSSQSAKNLGVILDNTLSFSTNIKAVTRSCRFMLYNIRRVRPCLTQEAAQVLIQALVISRLDYCNSLLAGLPACAIKPLQLIQNAAARLVFNFPKFSHVTPLLRSLHWLPVEARIRYKTMVLAYGAVRGTAPPYLQALIRPYTQTRALRSSTSGLLASLPLRKYSSRSAQSKLFAALAPQWWNKLPHDARSAESITTFRRHLKPHLFKEYLG; the protein is encoded by the coding sequence atgacggatcaccacctcaagctgaacctcggcaagacggagctgctcttcctcccggggaaggactgcccgttccatgatctcgccatcacggttgacaactccattgtgtcctcctcccagagtgctaagaaccttggcgtgatcctggacaacaccctgtcgttctcaactaacatcaaggcggtgacccgttcctgtaggttcatgctctacaacattcgcagagtacgaccctgcctcacgcaggaagcggcgcaggtcctaatccaggcacttgtcatctcccgtctggattactgcaactcgctgttagctgggctccctgcctgtgccattaaacccctacaactcatccagaacgccgcagcccgtctggtgttcaactttcccaagttctctcacgtcaccccgctcctccgctctctccactggcttccagttgaagctcgcatccgctacaagaccatggtgcttgcctacggagctgtgaggggaacggcacctccgtaccttcaggctctgatcaggccctacacccaaacaagggcactgcgttcatccacctctggcctgctcgcctccctacctctgaggaagtacagttcccgctcagcccagtcaaaactgttcgctgctctggcaccccaatggtggaacaaactccctcacgacgccaggtcagcggagtcaatcaccaccttccggagacacctgaaaccccacctctttaaggaatacctaggatag
- the LOC139565291 gene encoding LOW QUALITY PROTEIN: mitochondrial dynamics protein MID51-like (The sequence of the model RefSeq protein was modified relative to this genomic sequence to represent the inferred CDS: substituted 2 bases at 2 genomic stop codons) yields the protein MAGVNSDRKGKKDDNGMGTSVDFLLSNAKLVLGVGGAAMLGIATLAVKRMYDRAISAPTSPTKMEPSGKRSWEEPSWMCSSQQVLYHDMKSTVSRSLQTLPTSYNSFEPGKVRXCIXDCIRRATGRGRSAAGETDLLWVRMRLSLQEKLWEFYQERERVAIPAEEQATARRAALDICAELRIFLRGKLPDMPLREMYLSGSLYDDLQVVTADHAQLMVPLTLEKNLWSSVPGEDTIMNVPGFWLIRRENLEYFPRGSSYWDRCMVGGYLSPKSVLEVFEKLVAGSINWPAIGSVLDYVIRLVVPSETLTLEVQYKTDRHLYVDFLPLLVMDDGASLIAKPHRLAAERHENLWRQSFRVAETVHLRALDQEDRGCRCACLKVTKAVCKLNPALARLSASLLTSAILLLSEKKGDWTQEALADRFLQLLRSLVGHLEAGRLHCALIPRVNLFCELTPVEVDELGYTLYCSLSDPEGLLRTPHSD from the exons ATGGCAGGAGTGAACAGTGACCGTAAAGGAAAGAAGGATGACAACGGGATGGGCACGTCCGTTGACTTTTTGCTCTCTAATGCCAAGCTTGTGCTTGGGGTCGGAGGAGCTGCCATGCTTGGCATTGCAACACTAGCAGTTAAAAGA ATGTATGACCGTGCCATAAGTGCTCCAACCAGTCCAACTAAGATGGAACCATCAGGGAAAAGGAGCTGGGAGGAGCCCAGCTGGATGTGCTCGTCACAACAGGTACTTTACCATGACATGAAGTCAACAGTGAGCAGGTCACTGCAGACTCTACCCACCTCCTACAACTCCTTTGAACCAGGAAAGGTACGCTAATGTATTTAGG ACTGCATACGGAGGGCGACGGGGCGGGGACGTAGCGCTGCAGGGGAGACCGACCTCCTCTGGGTCAGGATGCGCCTCTCCTTACAGGAGAAACTGTGGGAGTTCTATCAGGAGCGA GAGAGAGTGGCCATCCCCGCTGAGGAGCAGGCCACAGCCCGCCGGGCCGCCCTGGACATCTGCGCTGAGCTGAGGATCTTCCTGCGCGGCAAGCTGCCCGACATGCCCCTCCGAGAGATGTACCTCAGCGGCAGCCTCTACGATGACCTGCAG GTGGTGACAGCGGATCACGCTCAGCTCATGGTCCCTCTGACCCTGGAGAAGAACCTGTGGTCGTCAGTCCCCGGTGAGGACACCATTATGAATGTTCCCGGCTTCTGGCTGATTCGCAGGGAGAACCTAGAATACTTCCCCCGAGGCAGCAGCTATTGGGACCGCTGCATGGTAGGAGGCTACCTCTCCCCCAAGTCTGTCCTGGAGGTGTTCGAGAAGCTGGTGGCGGGCTCCATCAACTGGCCGGCCATCGGCAGCGTTCTGGACTACGTGATCCGGCTGGTGGTTCCATCGGAGACGCTCACCCTGGAGGTCCAGTACAAGACGGACCGCCATCTTTATGTGGACTTCCTGCCTCTGCTGGTGATGGACGACGGCGCCTCGCTGATCGCCAAACCACACAGGCTGGCCGCCGAGCGCCACGAAAACCTTTGGCGGCAGAGCTTCCGCGTGGCGGAGACTGTGCACCTGCGGGCGCTGGACCAGGAGGACCGGGGCTGCCGCTGCGCCTGCCTCAAGGTGACTAAAGCTGTGTGCAAGCTGAACCCCGCCCTGGCGCGCCTGTCGGCCAGTCTGCTCACCAGCGCCATACTGCTGCTGAGTGAGAAGAAGGGCGACTGGACCCAGGAGGCGCTGGCTGACCGCTTTCTGCAGTTGCTCCGCTCGCTCGTGGGACACCTAGAGGCCGGGAGGCTCCACTGTGCCCTGATCCCCAGGGTCAACCTGTTCTGTGAGCTGACGCCAGTGGAGGTGGATGAGCTAGGATATACCctctactgttccctctctgaCCCAGAGGGACTCCTAAGGACTCCTCATTCTGACTGA